A genomic window from Oscillospiraceae bacterium includes:
- a CDS encoding GNAT family protein, with protein sequence YRYVCYCPEPEKGSLRLFCVPILFANNTSSTAAKFEIRICSVDITYTEDYNIACQKLCEKLGMRKEGLFREFVSFANGEDGKPIYENTYQYAILKSEWIQE encoded by the coding sequence TGTATCGCTATGTCTGTTATTGTCCTGAACCTGAAAAAGGTTCTTTGCGCCTTTTTTGTGTTCCTATATTGTTTGCTAATAACACATCATCTACCGCAGCGAAATTTGAAATTCGTATTTGTTCAGTAGACATTACTTACACCGAGGATTACAACATTGCCTGTCAAAAGCTCTGTGAAAAGCTCGGTATGCGGAAAGAAGGACTGTTCCGCGAATTTGTTTCTTTTGCCAACGGAGAGGACGGTAAACCGATTTATGAAAACACATATCAGTATGCGATTTTAAAATCGGAATGGATTCAAGAATGA